Part of the Paenibacillus aurantius genome, GCTTCCTCTCGACCATCACGGTAATCGTCCCCCGTCCTTCCTTCCTCTGAACCCCGTGGAGCATGGCGTTCTCAACGAGCGGCTGCAGCAGCAGCTTGAGCATGATCTTCTCCGTTAAGTCCGGATCCACCGAGCAGTCGACCGTAAACTTGTCCGGGAACCGGATGGACTGGACCTGCGCATAGTTGCGGATATGGGCGATTTCCTGGTGAACCGGGCAATAGTCCTTTCCTTTGTTCAGACTGAACCGCAGAAAATCGCTCAAGGCACCCACCATATCCGCAATCCTCTTCTCCTCGTTCATCAAGGCGATCCAGTGAATGGAGGACAGGGTGTTATACAGAAAATGCGGGTTGATCTGCGCCTGAAGAGCCCGGAGGTCCGCTTCCTTCTTGCGCGTTTCGTTGCGGATCAGCTCTTTCTTCAGCATTTCGATATGCCGGCCGAGTCGGTTGTAGCTCTCCGCAAGGCGGCCGATCTCATCCGGGGAGCCCGCCGGATAACGCGGAAGCGGTTCGTTCGGGTCCACCTTCGATAGAAGCCGGGTCAGCGTCTGCAGCGGATTCGTCACCCGCCGGACGAGGAAGAGGACGAGTCCCGCAGCGGCGATAACTGCCAGGGCGACCGCGGCAGCCGTAAGCGTTACGATATAGCGGCTGGACGCGCTGTACAGCTCATAGGGAATCAGGCCGACCAGCGTCCAGCCAACCATAGGCTCCTTGTAGTACAGGACGGTTTTCTTATCCGGCCCGCTGCCGTAGGTCACCGCGCCTGACACCTTGCCGGTTAGCGAGGAAGAAAGACCGGGAAACAGGGCGTCCAAGGGATGGGACACCCGGCTTTCGTCCGCAGCCGACACGACCAATCCCTTGTCATTGACCAGCATGACACTTCCTTGCCCATCACCTAGCTGCGGCTCGTTCCAGAGCCGGATAAGGGCCTGTTCGTTTAAGGTGATGGAGATCGACCCCAAATCCGTGTAAGTGCCGATCCCCCGCATCG contains:
- a CDS encoding sensor histidine kinase translates to MWRWLAGSLRRRLSFLLLVSILIPLLFLGGFSYVTSSRAAEAKTKQAGIDTLHQMEAKLKFILSDVENMSLFMIGQRDIQQYLAKPGEDPVERDRVLGLMTNLAGYKDYLTAITLYPSGTKAPLSTATIYESDLTRIADIQRLTGKRWTDPYRIVNYSGSHTVLSFIRPMRGIGTYTDLGSISITLNEQALIRLWNEPQLGDGQGSVMLVNDKGLVVSAADESRVSHPLDALFPGLSSSLTGKVSGAVTYGSGPDKKTVLYYKEPMVGWTLVGLIPYELYSASSRYIVTLTAAAVALAVIAAAGLVLFLVRRVTNPLQTLTRLLSKVDPNEPLPRYPAGSPDEIGRLAESYNRLGRHIEMLKKELIRNETRKKEADLRALQAQINPHFLYNTLSSIHWIALMNEEKRIADMVGALSDFLRFSLNKGKDYCPVHQEIAHIRNYAQVQSIRFPDKFTVDCSVDPDLTEKIMLKLLLQPLVENAMLHGVQRKEGRGTITVMVERKQSRMAFLVLDDGVGMSEEQVSSLRARLEQAGSPEGYPEEELPLSLEGSYGLRNVHERLLLHYGPEAGLKIESRPGAGTRVAFSIPIREEVRHENHDRG